GAATTCGTCAAATAGGCCCGCTATTCTCCTCATTCGAATAAGCTCATCTGATCCGCTCCCGCGAATTTTCGCTTCGAACGGTCAAGTCCGACAGGCTGCTAGCATTGCCCCATTGATGTTTCCGGGAATAGTAATATATCGCGCAACGTCCTTTTGTTAACCTTCACAGCCCGTAGGAGCGGTGGTCTGTAGGAGCGACGTCCCCGCCGCGAACATTCGGCCCGAGGACGGGCCTCCTACAGGCCATGTGGGAGCGACGTCCTCGTCGCGAACGGTTCGGCCCGGGGACGGGCCTCCTACAGGCCACGTGGGAGCGGCGTCCCCGCCGCGAATATTCGGTATCTTGCCAGCAACGGATCCAGGAAACCCATGCCTCGCAATCTCCACGCCGCGGCCCATGAATGCCTGCTCACCGCGGACATCGACAGCAAGCTGGAACAGGCGCGTGCCCTGGATGCCGAGTGGCGTGCCGGGCGCTTGCACTGTGCGTCGGTGGTGTTGCCCGATGTGACCGAACCGGGGCGTCCGGCCCGGCCCGAGCTGGTGCCGCCCTCGCAGGTACCGCAGCGGCGCATCGGCACGCCGGAGGGCCACGCGGCCCTGATCCACGCGGTGGCGCACATCGAGTTCAATGCCATCAACCTGGCCTGCGACGCGGCCTGGCGCTTCCAGGGGCTGCCGGAGGCCTACTATGCCGACTGGTTGCGGGTGGCTGCCGAAGAGGCGCATCACTTCACCCTGCTGCGCGACCGCCTGCGCGCGCTGGGTTACGATTACGGCGACTTCGCCGCGCACGATGGCCTCTGGGAGCTGGCGCGCAAGACCGCCGACGATCCGCTGCGGCGCATGGCCCTGGTGCCGCGGGTGATGGAGGCACGCGGGCTGGACGTGACCCCCGGCATGATGAAACGCTTCGCGCACATCGGCGACACGGAGACCGTTGCGATACTCGAGGTCATCCTGCGCGACGAGGTCGGCCACGTGGAGGCGGGTACGCGCTGGTTCCGGCACCTGTGCCGCGAGCGCGGACTGGAACCCGAGAAACACTATTTCGAATTGCTCGAGGCCGCCTTCGGCGAGCGCATGCGTTGTCCCCTGCACAAGGCGGCGCGGCGTCAGGCGGGCTTCAGCGAGACTGAACTGCAACGTCTGGAGGCAATGTGCAAAGACTGATTCCCTGGCTGTTGTTGCTGGCCGTGACCTCGGCATCC
The sequence above is a segment of the endosymbiont of unidentified scaly snail isolate Monju genome. Coding sequences within it:
- a CDS encoding ferritin-like domain-containing protein; translation: MPRNLHAAAHECLLTADIDSKLEQARALDAEWRAGRLHCASVVLPDVTEPGRPARPELVPPSQVPQRRIGTPEGHAALIHAVAHIEFNAINLACDAAWRFQGLPEAYYADWLRVAAEEAHHFTLLRDRLRALGYDYGDFAAHDGLWELARKTADDPLRRMALVPRVMEARGLDVTPGMMKRFAHIGDTETVAILEVILRDEVGHVEAGTRWFRHLCRERGLEPEKHYFELLEAAFGERMRCPLHKAARRQAGFSETELQRLEAMCKD